The region GGTAGATTAGCAACTTCTGACACAACAAACGAACAGGTGCTGTATGTAAACGTTTCAACTCCACACGGTAGATTAGCAACGGTAAACAACAAAACCTACTTCTCAAAACAGTCCTTCTCGTTTCAACTCCACACGGTAGATTAGCAACTTGAATTCAAGAAACACAGCATACTGAAGACTTTTGTTTCAACTCCACACGGTAGATTAGCAACAAGCTTTGAGCAATTGCTTCAAGCACTAAAAGAACGTTTCAACTCCACACGGTAGATTAGCAACCCTAAATCGGTATGTAAAAAATAATAAGAAACATCAAGCCTTTTGTCAACCCCCCACCCTTTCAAAAGGGGGTTATTTGCCAGAAGTCGGAGGTCATGCAGGCTTGAGTGTGTTATTGTCAAGTTCAAAGCCTTGCCTTTCAACGCTCAGAAGCATACGCCATACGGCCGTAAAACCGTAAAGCCATATGTATGGTCGTATGGTCATACGGTTGTATGGCATAATAAAGACTATGAAAGGCAGGGCTCAGAAAAAGGGAAAATACAAAAAGACTACCCTTCTCTTGCCCTACGACCTGTGGGAAGAGCTTCGCATAGAGAGCATCAGAAAAGGCATACCCATGGGCGAGCTGATAGCCCTGAAAATCAATCAGCTTAAGGAGTTAAGGCACAAGAGTGTAATTCTGGAGGCTGACGAGCATGGTTTTCTCAGGTCTTCAGGGCAGTAAAGACCCTTCCAATGTAGAGGAACAGCATGCCCTATTCAGCTGTCAAAATGTCATGGAGCCTTATGGCTCCAGATTATCCCTCATGTATCATATCACACTTTCAACAGCTCTCGCAAGTATGGGTTGAACTTTCTTTCGTGTCCTATGGTGGTCTCCTCGTAGTGTCCGCATACTACCAGCACATCGTCCTCAAGCTCTGAAAATATGCGATGCAGAGATTTTTTGAGGTCTTCAAGGCTTCCGCCGGGGAGGTCCCACCTGCCTACTCCACCCCTGAAGAGGAGGTCTCCCGCAACGAGAGTCTTGCTACTTTCTTCGTAAAGACAGCACAGTCCTGGGGTGTGTCCGGGGGTGTGGATTGCTCTCAGGCTTGTTTTTCCCAGACTAATACTCATTCCGTCCTTGAGGTATACATCTGGCTCTGGGCAGGGCAGGTTTGCACCTATCTGCCTTTCAAAGCCAGGCCATATGGGGTCGTTTATCAGAAAGAGGTCCGCAGAGTGCATGTAGAAGGGGGCCTTAAACTTCTCTTTCAGGGTTTTCACCTGACCCACGTGGTCTATATGTCCGTGGGTGGCTATGATTGCCACAGGCTCATATGGCTCAAGCTCTCTGATTATCTTCTGGGCGTCAGCCCCCGGGTCTACCACCACTGCCTGCCCTGTCTCCTCGTCCACAATAAGGGAGCAGTTTACAGAGAGAAGTCCCACGGGCAAAACTTTCAAAAGCATCAGAACCCTATCAGGTCGTAGAGAAGATGGGGGAATATGCCAAGAAGAACTACCAGAATGGAGCAAAGCAGTAGCGTAAAGGCTTCACCACCGGAGACCCTCGCTGGAGGAAACCTTTTCTCATCCTTTTCCAGGAACATGGAGACTATTACTCTGAGATAATACCCTGCAGATATGATGCTTGCAAGCACAAGGGCAAAGGCCAGGGGGAAAAGCATGGTATTTACAAGTCCAATAAAAAGCCCCAGCTTGCCCACAAAGAGAGCCATGGGTGGTATGCCGATAAAGGCAAAGAGAAAGAGGGCAAAAAGGGATGCAAGAAAGGGATGCTCTCTGAAAAGCCCTCTATAGTCGAGCATATGGTGGGAGAAGCCAGACCTCTTTTCAAGCACAGCCATCAGGGTAAAACTGCCAAGGCTAGCGAAGGCATATAGGGAAACATAGAAGAGAAGAGCCTTCTGAAGCTGTGGGTCTACCGTGCTTATGCCCAGCAGGAAGTAGCCGGCGTGCGCAATGGTAGAGTAGGCGAGAAGCCTCTTAACCGACCTCTGGGCGTATGCCACAAGGTTGGCATAGAACATGGAAAGCACAGAAAGCACTGCCACCAGAAGGAGCCACTGCTTGAGGTGGTAAAAGTATCCGAGAAGCTGGACAAGGAGGAAATAGAGAGCCACCTTTGGGACTGAAGACAGATAGCCCGTTATGGGGGTGGGTGCACCCTCGTAGGCGTCAGGAGTCCAGAAGTGATAGGGAACTGCTGAAGCTTTGAGGGCAAGGGCGGAGAGCAGAAGAAGCATGGAAAGCACAAAAAGGCTGTTTTCATCTCTGTATTCCCTGAAGAAGAGGCTTCCCGTGCTGGCGTAGTAAAAGGCTGAGCCCAGGGCAAGCATAGAAGTGCCAACAGAACCCATTATCAGATACTTGTAGCCTGCCTCCTTTGAGAGATATTCTCCCTTCAGAAGGGAAACCATCAGATACATGCCAACACTTGCAAGCTCCAGAGAAAGAAAGAGAGCCACAAGGTTCGCCGAAGATATGAGTATGGAAAGTCCGAGGGTTGAAAGAAGAGGAAGGTATG is a window of Aquificaceae bacterium DNA encoding:
- a CDS encoding chromosome segregation protein SMC, whose translation is MVIRLYGIIKTMKGRAQKKGKYKKTTLLLPYDLWEELRIESIRKGIPMGELIALKINQLKELRHKSVILEADEHGFLRSSGQ
- a CDS encoding MBL fold metallo-hydrolase; its protein translation is MLLKVLPVGLLSVNCSLIVDEETGQAVVVDPGADAQKIIRELEPYEPVAIIATHGHIDHVGQVKTLKEKFKAPFYMHSADLFLINDPIWPGFERQIGANLPCPEPDVYLKDGMSISLGKTSLRAIHTPGHTPGLCCLYEESSKTLVAGDLLFRGGVGRWDLPGGSLEDLKKSLHRIFSELEDDVLVVCGHYEETTIGHERKFNPYLRELLKV
- a CDS encoding NADH-quinone oxidoreductase subunit N; the protein is MNWNAIIPELVLSLGILLLFVLDLFLQKKHYRLLGTISAFVPVVSLISLLFVSYPAKALFGLFEVSSLNLLGKAVLYILTSLVLFSMQDYYEKKDSVYTELSYLPLLSTLGLSILISSANLVALFLSLELASVGMYLMVSLLKGEYLSKEAGYKYLIMGSVGTSMLALGSAFYYASTGSLFFREYRDENSLFVLSMLLLLSALALKASAVPYHFWTPDAYEGAPTPITGYLSSVPKVALYFLLVQLLGYFYHLKQWLLLVAVLSVLSMFYANLVAYAQRSVKRLLAYSTIAHAGYFLLGISTVDPQLQKALLFYVSLYAFASLGSFTLMAVLEKRSGFSHHMLDYRGLFREHPFLASLFALFLFAFIGIPPMALFVGKLGLFIGLVNTMLFPLAFALVLASIISAGYYLRVIVSMFLEKDEKRFPPARVSGGEAFTLLLCSILVVLLGIFPHLLYDLIGF